The window tttcaCATCCAGTCcgtaccctccccaaacaattttttttaaatcccttctttagtcgatataaattggaaggctaactagatcacagccggagttttgcagtagctcgcacgtttcATCGTGCGTGCtagatgaccagtgtgttacaagaaaagagatctcagactggccgccctgtatgtcaatcaagtgtcaAACGCCATAGAGacgatatatgatagactaagaCTTGACCTGCACTACCTTGGCGATCTCAGGGACGCCGTCCAGCCCCCGTCCCTCGCACTTTTTAGTcgcggacaattgtatgttgctctctccacagttccatcttttcattctcttacaGTCGTATcttcaaacccaccccatttggacaatatcaatacataattatgtggcgtatgctacgccgcgggttggctagtaaatatatattttaggtcCAAAGACCAATGCAAAATAGATGATGTTTGTAGACTCAtttctccacaaggcttatttttgTCACAGCTCCAAAATCTGGGGTTTCAATTCCATGCACATTATCCCCATGTCCTCATGTTTTTTCGCCAAGAACTACAATTTTCCTCACATATCAACAAACATTTCTGCACTGGGGTGGTCCAAACCATTAAAAAGTGTAATGTTTGTAAAATGGTTTCTTCAGAAGGCTTATTTTGTCCCTTAGAGAGACTGCATAAAGCtctcaataatacagtataaaaatgtcacttactCAGTCAGTCTTGTGTTTAATGTTCCTAACTCATGTGCATCAAACCAGCCCATGTGTTGATGAAGAACTGCATAAAAGAATTTTTCACGGATCCTTTGTGTCTGTCTTGAGGAGCTGAGCAGAAACGTTGCTACCTGAATTGTAGCAAGAACTAACACAGAAAATCCAATGGCGATGAAGTAATATGCAAATctgacaaaaagagaaaataattttagttgtttttttctttaaccagttacattttcaatcatttttcattgtaaagacctttttcctttctttacagtAAATGTAACTACATGGTATTCCGTTTATGAAGATTTGTGCAAGTCAGCCTTCAGATCATCATAATAAAGAATTAGTCTCTCATTAAAATAGTGACCTTAATATCAAAACAATACATACAATATTATAATCCATTGTTTTTGCAATCagtgaaataaatgaacatttaatttttatgGAGGACAAATACTCAGAAAACACTCCAGAAACTTAACATTACAGTAGGTCTTTTCAAACGAATTATATAGAATCTGAGCAACTTTCCAATATATTCTATTAGGGACCCataaaatgatgaaagaaagaaaataatacctTGTCATAGCTGCTTGAATATCCACCCCAGTCACTTGAGGGCAGTCTGAGCTACTTGCATTCAGTGTGGAGTTTactgtttaaacaaatcaaagttcaagtaagggaaaaaattttaaaatcacattgACAATATAGATATAATGCAATTTTAAAGTAGGGAggaataaatgaaacaaatcaagTGCTTGAGAAATTATACTTTTTTGGTATTGAACATCTTTTAATAAAGCACAACATACACATTACACTATATACTGCAAGAAAAATGTCCAATATTTTCATAAAGGCAGAATTCTGAAATAAGGCATGTGTTACCTCTTTGGTTATACTTTAAATCCATTGAATAACTGGTAAATGCATTACTTTAGAAGACCTATGATTGGAGTCTACTGTACAGATAAACAATGCAGACTCAAAAATATCAAGCTATAATTAAAACTTTGTAGTTTAATCTTGTGTTACATGGTtatacagtggttagtgctgctgcttcacagatctgCCATCCTGGGTTTGAAATCTTGTGGCTCATCATTATCCATACAAAGTTAGCACATTCTCAGTATTCTACtgtgtgtatttctttttctctctgagTATTCTAGTTTTTCTCCTAAATCCATGAAAATGttaatattaggttaactggggATTCTAAAGTAGTCCCATGGAGGTGTGATTATGTGCATAGGTGGGTCTTGTGATGGCTCAGGGCTGGTTTCTGCTTTGTTCCAGAGAGGTAAGGATAGACTGGACCCTTTactaccctgaactggattaagtcaAGTCTGTAAATGTTACATTATATACATGCTAAAGGCTATAAGTTGATAATAGTTAATTGGTTAGATAActatttaaattgaaaatacataaattaaataacatgtatatatactatataataaatataatatacaattTCAAGtgttctgtatattttaaacttactgtatgcagttttgggtGGAATAACGGTATGTTGGTTGGGATTCTTGCCTCACAGgtagctccagagtcctgggttcacatCTCATTTTAAGTACATTACTCCCAATTTTCCACCCACATTTTAAGGACATGCATGTTCATCTAACTGGCAACACTAATTTGGACCAGTATGACTGAgaatgtttgtatgtgtgtgaatgctGTGCAATAGAGTGATGCCCCAACTAGGGTTTGGTCCAGCCTTGTGCATAATACTACTGGAACAGACACCAGCACCATATTATACCATAGTATTTGGCATTAGTAACAAAATCTAAATGTATTATATTGTGTTTTCTGAAAAAACCTTAAATATCaggttatttttgtttgtttataaatGTAACTATAAAATAACAGAGCAACAGAATATTAGATACCAAACAAATCTGTCAAAAAGTACATAAAACACCCATTATCAAGCAAGTGAttgtaacaaatgagaaaaaaaggttaaagaaaCCTGAAGAATTGACAATTTCATTAGTGCTGTAACAGATATCAAGAACCACCATTAATACTAAAACTACTCTTTAAAAATTGCATGACAAGAGAACAAGGCAAGTCCTACCTGTGATATTTACTTGTATGCCACTGCTGACAAAGCTATCAGTCATTTGTCCAAACACAATGATCATAAGCGGTAGTGCAACGCCATGTGCTGCAGAGCAGACTAAACCTATTATCATCAATATGATATCCAAAGAATCAGCATAGTGGAActgtgtatttaaaaacaaaacgaTACATTAGAATGATAATCATAAAGATGTCAAATTGTAATTCAGAATTATTTTAAGAAGTACATGCAGATATTGGATTGATGTTTTTGACCCtattacaaagtatttttttctgacaagTACCTCAGagctataataaattattttatagtaaTTTAGTATCCcttaataaatgtttatattttacgTTTATGCCCGCAGCTTTTCTGTAAAAAGTATTAAGTTGAATATGATTTAATAAACTAAATATCTTTTGTACTCTATTTATTGCAGTGTAGCTTATCATGTTAATCCAGAAAAGATcaaaatatgtacatttattataattaacCAACTACAAACCCAGAGTGTAGGGTCCAGAAAAATAGATCACACAAtataaacagaaacataaatcaataatcaaaatgaAGAGTTAATAATTCATTGAATAAATGGCTTATACTAACCAGCTGGAATATTCCCACTGACTTTGCaagttcttcttttttatttttcttcctggaattaaaaaatatgtacagaattATACAGAACCAGCTATAAAACATTACTCAGATAAGTCTTTTGGACTATTAAGTACAAGTCTGTACAATATTTTTGTGGCATGGTGGAACTATTCAGATAAGTCTTAGAGTGTCCTCATTTGGTCACTGTGTAAAATCAGCCAATGTTCTCTGCATATTTTCTGGCACTTCAGTTTTCTTGTAACACCACTTGTTTGAGGACTCTAAGATAACCCTATatcaatgaatatacagtacatgtatgttGTGTGTCTTCTGCACCTTATCCAAAATTTGATCCTCTCCTATTCTTGATGCTGCTAGAATAATCCCAGTGAACCTGAAGTATATTGAGTGTTTATAAATGTAGGAACAGTATGTACAAGCATATttaacatttgaagaaaaaaaaagaagaagacgcATTATCTAAATTTATCACTCCATATTCACCCTAAAAGCAGCTTTAATGCATTCCCAGATAGAAAAAAATACCATATATTTTTACAAACACttaggtatttatttttttctgtagtatTTGAAACTTGATAGTCTTTCTTGTGACTTAATATCAGCTGTGAAATTATAAATGTTGTcagtatataaaagaaataaGAGAATATAAGAGAAATAACCCAGCCagaggggatgcacaaaccagtgtgtttctttgtgctggtcccaagcccggataaatggggagggttacatcaggaagggcatccggtgtaaaattttgccaaattaatatgtggacaacaatacaaatttccatagcggattggtcgagccccgggttaacgactgccaccagtactgttagtcaacaggtgtgctggcagaaattgggctactgttggccgaagaagaggaggggggagacgtgtccggaggcaggaggagaggaggaaagtagagagagtggaactgagggtaggaattttgaatgttggcagtatgactggtaaggggagagagttagcagatatgatggagagaagggaggtttatatattgtgtgtaaaagagactaaatggatggggagtaaggccaggtggatcagaggtggattcaaattgttctatcatggtgtggataggaggagaaatggagtacgTGTTATTCTGAAGGATCagtatgtcaagaatgttttggaggtgaaaagagtgtcagacagagtaatgattatgaagctggaaattggggGTGTGGTGATGAATGTTTTTAGTACATATgtcccacaagttgggtgtgcaatggatgagaaagaagatttttggagtgagttggatgaagtgatgaacagtgtactcaaatgacagaaagtggtgattggagcagatttcaatggacatgttgatgaagggaacagaggagatgaagggtaggtatggtgtcaaggagagaaatttagatggtcagaggatagtggattttatCAAAAGATGGACATTGCTATGGTGAGTACATATTTTAAGATGAGGCcagaacatagggtgatgtacaagagtggaggaagatgcacagaggtagattacatcctatgcagaagagtcaatctgaaggagactgaagactgcaaagtggtggcaggggaaagtgttgtcaaacagcacaggatggaggtctgtaggatgacgttggagatcaagaaaaggaagaaagtgagggcaagagtcaaggatcaaatagtggaatttgaaaaaggaagactgcaaggttaagtatagggagaaggtgagacaggcactgggtggtagtgaagaattaccagacagttgggaaactacagcagatgtagtaagggtggcagcaagaagggtgcttggcatgacatctggacagaggaaaaggaaacctggtagtgtaatgggaaagtacaggagattgtacagaggaagaggatggcaaagaaaaagtgggatagtcagagagatgcagaaagtagacaagagtacaaggaggtaAGGcgaaaggtgaagagagaggtggctaaggctaaagaaaaggcatatgatgagttgtatgagaggttggacactaaggagagagaaaaagacctgtatcgattggctagacagagggaccgagctgggaatgatgtgcagcaggttagggtaataaagcataaagatggaaacatactcacaaatggaaagagtactttgagaggttgatgaatgagaAGGTttatggtgtaacagaacaagatgcagaggacagaatgatatgaaataagatgatctgctgtggcgacccctaatggaagcagccaaaagaagaagaagtcagtATATGGGGAAATACTGGAT of the Polypterus senegalus isolate Bchr_013 unplaced genomic scaffold, ASM1683550v1 scaffold_6260, whole genome shotgun sequence genome contains:
- the LOC120519986 gene encoding ATP-dependent translocase ABCB1-like, with amino-acid sequence KKNKKEELAKSVGIFQLFHYADSLDIILMIIGLVCSAAHGVALPLMIIVFGQMTDSFVSSGIQVNITVNSTLNASSSDCPQVTGVDIQAAMTRFAYYFIAIGFSVLVLATIQVATFLLSSSRQTQRIREKFFYAVLHQHMGWFDAHELGTLNTRLTE